The Streptomyces sp. P9-A4 genome contains a region encoding:
- the nudC gene encoding NAD(+) diphosphatase produces the protein MSTLKNAQSGPKHAPADRPISLTAPSGIDRAAHHRLDEAWLAAAWSHPTTRVFVVSAGQVLIDDLPDGSTELVMTPAFEAPVTETHRYFLGTDAEGVSYFALQKDSLPGRMDQSARPAGLREAGLLLSDRDAGLMVHAVALENWQRLHRFCSRCGERTVIAAAGHIRRCQACGAEHYPRTDPAVIMLVTDDRDRALLGRQVHWPEGRFSTLAGFVEPGESIEQSVAREVFEEAGVTVGEVEYIASQPWPFPSSLMLGFFARATSSEINVDGEEIHEARWFSREDLAAAFESGEIVPPYGISIASRLIERWYGKPLPKPGDVV, from the coding sequence GTGAGCACCTTGAAGAACGCGCAGAGCGGTCCGAAGCACGCGCCGGCGGACCGCCCGATCTCGCTCACCGCCCCGAGCGGCATCGACCGCGCCGCGCACCACCGCCTCGACGAGGCGTGGCTGGCCGCCGCCTGGAGCCACCCCACCACCCGGGTCTTCGTGGTCTCCGCGGGGCAGGTGCTCATCGACGACCTGCCGGACGGCAGCACCGAACTCGTCATGACCCCGGCGTTCGAGGCGCCGGTCACCGAGACCCACCGCTACTTCCTCGGCACGGACGCCGAAGGCGTCTCCTACTTCGCGCTCCAGAAGGACTCGCTGCCCGGCCGCATGGACCAGTCCGCGCGGCCCGCCGGGCTCCGCGAGGCCGGTCTGCTGCTCTCGGACCGGGACGCCGGCCTGATGGTGCACGCGGTGGCCCTGGAGAACTGGCAGCGCCTCCACCGCTTCTGCTCGCGCTGCGGCGAGCGCACGGTCATCGCCGCGGCCGGCCACATCCGCCGCTGCCAGGCCTGCGGCGCCGAGCACTACCCGCGGACCGACCCCGCGGTGATCATGCTGGTCACGGACGACCGGGACCGGGCGCTCCTGGGCCGTCAGGTGCACTGGCCGGAGGGCCGCTTCTCGACCCTCGCCGGTTTCGTGGAGCCGGGCGAGTCCATCGAGCAGTCGGTCGCCCGCGAGGTCTTCGAGGAGGCGGGCGTCACGGTCGGCGAGGTCGAGTACATCGCCAGCCAGCCCTGGCCGTTCCCGTCCAGCCTGATGCTGGGCTTCTTCGCCCGGGCCACGTCCTCGGAGATAAACGTGGACGGCGAGGAGATCCACGAGGCCCGCTGGTTCTCCCGCGAGGACCTGGCCGCCGCCTTCGAGTCCGGCGAGATCGTGCCCCCGTACGGCATCTCGATCGCCTCCCGGCTGATCGAGCGCTGGTACGGCAAGCCGCTGCCGAAGCCGGGCGACGTGGTCTGA
- a CDS encoding mycoredoxin: MQGTVTMYSTTWCGYCRRLKSQMDREGIAYTEINIEQDPESAAFVEKANGGNQTVPTLLVVAPTGTESVMTNPSLAQVKQALTA; this comes from the coding sequence ATGCAGGGCACTGTGACGATGTACAGCACCACGTGGTGCGGCTACTGCCGTCGGCTGAAGAGCCAGATGGACCGCGAGGGCATCGCGTACACCGAGATCAACATCGAGCAGGACCCCGAGTCGGCGGCCTTCGTCGAGAAGGCCAACGGCGGCAACCAGACCGTGCCCACGCTTCTGGTGGTGGCCCCCACGGGTACCGAGTCGGTCATGACGAACCCGTCGCTGGCCCAGGTCAAGCAGGCGCTGACCGCCTGA